The Argopecten irradians isolate NY chromosome 4, Ai_NY, whole genome shotgun sequence genome has a window encoding:
- the LOC138320393 gene encoding geranylgeranyl transferase type-2 subunit beta-like isoform X2: MGTPIKDVVIPDSAQKSLLLQKHRDYIAAYGTKKDDYEYCITEYLRMSGMYWGLTVMDLMGQLDRMDKDQVLQFIQQCQHECGGISASIGHDPHLLYTLSAIQILTLYDAIDMVNVEKVVEYVQSLQQDDGSFYGDKWGEVDTRFSFCAVACLSLLGRLDAIDVDTTVEFVVTCMNFDGGFGCRPGSESHAGQIYCCVGTLAVTGHLHLINADLLGWWLCERQLPSGGLNGRPEKLPDVCYSWWVLASLKIIGKIHWIDKEKLEKFILACQDDETGGISDRPGDIVDPFHTLFGVCGLSLLGNDNIKRVNPVYCLPEDVIQRDVIQRVGIRLGLL, from the exons GGTACACCAATTAAAGATGTTGTGATACCAGACAGTGCTCAGAAAAGTTTACTTCTGCAGAAACACCGTGATTACATTGCTGCATATGGAACAAAGAAAGATGATTAT GAGTACTGCATTACGGAATATCTACGAATGAGTGGCATGTACTGGGGCCTGACTGTGATGGATCTGATGGGGCAGCTTGACCGCATGGACAAGGACCAAGTTCTCCAGTTTATACAACAATGTCAGCATGAATGTGGTGGTATCAGTGCCAGTATTGGCCATGACCCCCACCTTCTGTATACACTCAGTGCAATACAA ATCCTGACCCTGTATGATGCGATTGACATGGTGAATGTGGAGAAGGTTGTGGAATATGTGCAGTCATTGCAACAGGATGACGGCAGTTTCTATGGTGACAAATGGG GTGAGGTTGATACAAGGTTTTCCTTTTGTGCCGTAGCTTGTCTATCTCTATTG gGCCGACTTGATGCTATAGATGTGGATACCACTGTGGAGTTTGTAGTGACCTGTATGAACTTTGATGGCGGGTTTGGTTGTCGTCCGGGCAGTGAGTCCCACGCTGGTCAGATTTATTGCTGTGTAGGCACTCTGGCCGTCACTGGTCACCTTCACCTAATCAATGCTGACCTCCTCGGCTGGTGGCTGTGTGAGCGCCAGCTTCCctcagggggacttaatg GTCGGCCTGAGAAGCTTCCCGATGTATGTTATTCATGGTGGGTGTTGGCTTCTCTCAAAATCATCGGGAAAATCCACTGGATTGATAAG GAAAAACTAGAAAAATTTATTTTAGCTTGTCAAGATGATGAAACAGGAGGAATATCTGACAGACCCGGAGATATT GTTGACCCGTTCCACACCTTGTTTGGCGTATGTGGCCTGTCATTACTCGgcaatgataacatcaaacgggTGAATCCTGTATACTGTTTACCGGAGGACGTCATACAACGT GATGTCATACAACGTGTGGGGATCAGACTAGGGCTGTTATGA
- the LOC138320393 gene encoding geranylgeranyl transferase type-2 subunit beta-like isoform X1 encodes MGTPIKDVVIPDSAQKSLLLQKHRDYIAAYGTKKDDYEYCITEYLRMSGMYWGLTVMDLMGQLDRMDKDQVLQFIQQCQHECGGISASIGHDPHLLYTLSAIQILTLYDAIDMVNVEKVVEYVQSLQQDDGSFYGDKWGEVDTRFSFCAVACLSLLGRLDAIDVDTTVEFVVTCMNFDGGFGCRPGSESHAGQIYCCVGTLAVTGHLHLINADLLGWWLCERQLPSGGLNGRPEKLPDVCYSWWVLASLKIIGKIHWIDKEKLEKFILACQDDETGGISDRPGDIVDPFHTLFGVCGLSLLGNDNIKRVNPVYCLPEDVIQRDVIQRVGIRLELL; translated from the exons GGTACACCAATTAAAGATGTTGTGATACCAGACAGTGCTCAGAAAAGTTTACTTCTGCAGAAACACCGTGATTACATTGCTGCATATGGAACAAAGAAAGATGATTAT GAGTACTGCATTACGGAATATCTACGAATGAGTGGCATGTACTGGGGCCTGACTGTGATGGATCTGATGGGGCAGCTTGACCGCATGGACAAGGACCAAGTTCTCCAGTTTATACAACAATGTCAGCATGAATGTGGTGGTATCAGTGCCAGTATTGGCCATGACCCCCACCTTCTGTATACACTCAGTGCAATACAA ATCCTGACCCTGTATGATGCGATTGACATGGTGAATGTGGAGAAGGTTGTGGAATATGTGCAGTCATTGCAACAGGATGACGGCAGTTTCTATGGTGACAAATGGG GTGAGGTTGATACAAGGTTTTCCTTTTGTGCCGTAGCTTGTCTATCTCTATTG gGCCGACTTGATGCTATAGATGTGGATACCACTGTGGAGTTTGTAGTGACCTGTATGAACTTTGATGGCGGGTTTGGTTGTCGTCCGGGCAGTGAGTCCCACGCTGGTCAGATTTATTGCTGTGTAGGCACTCTGGCCGTCACTGGTCACCTTCACCTAATCAATGCTGACCTCCTCGGCTGGTGGCTGTGTGAGCGCCAGCTTCCctcagggggacttaatg GTCGGCCTGAGAAGCTTCCCGATGTATGTTATTCATGGTGGGTGTTGGCTTCTCTCAAAATCATCGGGAAAATCCACTGGATTGATAAG GAAAAACTAGAAAAATTTATTTTAGCTTGTCAAGATGATGAAACAGGAGGAATATCTGACAGACCCGGAGATATT GTTGACCCGTTCCACACCTTGTTTGGCGTATGTGGCCTGTCATTACTCGgcaatgataacatcaaacgggTGAATCCTGTATACTGTTTACCGGAGGACGTCATACAACGT GATGTCATACAACGTGTGGGGATCAGACTAGAACTGTTATGA
- the LOC138320393 gene encoding geranylgeranyl transferase type-2 subunit beta-like isoform X3 — MGTPIKDVVIPDSAQKSLLLQKHRDYIAAYGTKKDDYEYCITEYLRMSGMYWGLTVMDLMGQLDRMDKDQVLQFIQQCQHECGGISASIGHDPHLLYTLSAIQILTLYDAIDMVNVEKVVEYVQSLQQDDGSFYGDKWGEVDTRFSFCAVACLSLLGRLDAIDVDTTVEFVVTCMNFDGGFGCRPGSESHAGQIYCCVGTLAVTGHLHLINADLLGWWLCERQLPSGGLNGRPEKLPDVCYSWWVLASLKIIGKIHWIDKEKLEKFILACQDDETGGISDRPGDIVDPFHTLFGVCGLSLLGNDNIKRVNPVYCLPEDVIQRVGIGLELL; from the exons GGTACACCAATTAAAGATGTTGTGATACCAGACAGTGCTCAGAAAAGTTTACTTCTGCAGAAACACCGTGATTACATTGCTGCATATGGAACAAAGAAAGATGATTAT GAGTACTGCATTACGGAATATCTACGAATGAGTGGCATGTACTGGGGCCTGACTGTGATGGATCTGATGGGGCAGCTTGACCGCATGGACAAGGACCAAGTTCTCCAGTTTATACAACAATGTCAGCATGAATGTGGTGGTATCAGTGCCAGTATTGGCCATGACCCCCACCTTCTGTATACACTCAGTGCAATACAA ATCCTGACCCTGTATGATGCGATTGACATGGTGAATGTGGAGAAGGTTGTGGAATATGTGCAGTCATTGCAACAGGATGACGGCAGTTTCTATGGTGACAAATGGG GTGAGGTTGATACAAGGTTTTCCTTTTGTGCCGTAGCTTGTCTATCTCTATTG gGCCGACTTGATGCTATAGATGTGGATACCACTGTGGAGTTTGTAGTGACCTGTATGAACTTTGATGGCGGGTTTGGTTGTCGTCCGGGCAGTGAGTCCCACGCTGGTCAGATTTATTGCTGTGTAGGCACTCTGGCCGTCACTGGTCACCTTCACCTAATCAATGCTGACCTCCTCGGCTGGTGGCTGTGTGAGCGCCAGCTTCCctcagggggacttaatg GTCGGCCTGAGAAGCTTCCCGATGTATGTTATTCATGGTGGGTGTTGGCTTCTCTCAAAATCATCGGGAAAATCCACTGGATTGATAAG GAAAAACTAGAAAAATTTATTTTAGCTTGTCAAGATGATGAAACAGGAGGAATATCTGACAGACCCGGAGATATT GTTGACCCGTTCCACACCTTGTTTGGCGTATGTGGCCTGTCATTACTCGgcaatgataacatcaaacgggTGAATCCTGTATACTGTTTACCGGAGGACGTCATACAACGTGTGGGTATCGGACTAGAACTGTTATGA